TCCTTGGTCAAACCGGGTGCAAGACGGACAGCCTAGTCCGTCCGCTTGCTTTGACCAATCCGAATTGTGCCAAGCAGGGTTTTATTTTCCATGGTAATATGTACTTTAAAAAGAAGATTAATGATATAAACACCCGAGCCCTGGAATAGGAGTGGTTGTGTGAAGTTGAAAAGAGTAATGGTATCACTTGTTACAATAGCCTCTTTTATTGTAAGTACAGGAACACCGGTTATGGCGAACACGTCAACCAGTTCAGTTACTAGTAGTGCCAATATCGAGGGGTTAAACCTAAGTAAGTTGAAAGGGTTAGTTGCTGTCGATGATTCTGTACTTGGCAGTGCGCCATGGGAGTTTGACGGATCAAAGTGGGTTAAAGTACCCGCGATAAAGGAGTCAATGCCTGACTTTCACCATATTGGTGGAAAACTATATAGCATTGGGCAGAACCAAAGTGACCAGGGTTGTCTATATGTTCTCAATGGGTTGTCTTGGAAAGCAGTTGGAAACCCAGGCCCAAAAAACTCTTCTTTCTTTGGACTGATACAATTAAAAGGGCAATTTTATACTAGTGAATACGACGGTGAGAAGTATGATGGAGTATACGAACTTAAGGGTTCTAAGTGGACTCTTCTTGGTTCTCCGCTTCAATTTCCCAGTACTCCCGTCGTCTATAACAATCATATTTATGTCCATGCCTTAAAAGGTGTATACGAATGGACCGGTTCTAAGTGGTCTCTGATAGGTCACATACCGGACAACGTGAACTATACTGGTGAGCTTGCAGTAGTAAACGGGAAACTGTTGGTGAATGATGGAACACCATATGAGTGGAATGGGAAGGCTTGGAGTGAAGTAGGCCACCTGTTGAACGATAAGGGATGGGGTTCGAACAATCCACTTTCTGCTGGGAATATGATTTCATACAATGGAAAACTAACCGTCGGGACAGAGAACGGTGAACTTTGGCAATGGGACGGTAAATCATGGACTAGCTTACAGACTCCAACTGTTATTAAGTATTTCTACACGGAGAACGTAAACGGGGTTTTGGTTGGTGCCGCTGATACTGGCATTTATGCTTTAAATGGGTCGGATTGGATTCAAATAGGTTCTATAGCTAATTCTTATATTTCATATTAACACCTTTTCAATATGAGGAAGACTACATGAAATAACGCATGTAGCTATTGACAACATACCTCAACATATGCCCTCAGTCTTCGGACTGAGGTCTTTTATGTAGGGAGGAGAAACATCTTGCAACCTACGCTTACAGGTATGTAGGTGCAAGTGTTCCTCACAGTCATTATAACATTTTAGTTTACATAATGCAGGTTGAGGACTTTCCACAATACTTACCGGATGCCCTCAGTCTTCGGACTGGGGGCAGTTATGACCGATATGGAGACTCTGAAGCCATGACCGTTATATCGGAGCGACCTACCGAACGTAAGAAGTATTCGATACTACTTTTGGTCGTATTATTGCGAAGTAGAGGACTAAGCCATATAGCCTTGATCGCGAGACGGTTGAGTGACTTCAGTTCGACGTATGGAATGATTCTATGATTTTTTATTCTAAAATTCTCTGTAAGTTTGTTGTCATCGTCATGTTGATGTAGATAAACATAGCGAATCTCGCTTTCCTCGTAGAAGGTTTGATGTTTCGATATGCATACTAGGATAGACAACGCACTTGCTAATGCCCGGCCCCATAAATCTGTATCTGGAGAATTAGATAGCTGTTCGTACGAAAAGTCGATTAATTGATTAATCACGCCAGTCGAGAATTGATCAGTACCGTATATTACATCTAACAGTGTTAACTCACGTACATGCCGTTTGTTGATCATAACTTCTTGACGTAAAAATGGGGAAAAATCAAATTCTATTGCAACGTCTCCGTATGCTCGCCATTGGCTAAGTGAGTCATTATCACGTGACAAGGATACGACGTAATACTCAACAAAACGAGAACGACCTTGCAAAACGTCGTTTAGGCGGTAGTGGAGATATTCTAAGAATTTCATTTGGTTCGGATCTGGGTTTAACTTTAACCGCTGGTCAACGATATCATTCATTGCCCTCGCGCCGTGAATCAGCTCTTCTGAATCATTTAGATATCTGGCGTCAGATGCCCACAAACAGTCATTTTTGATTATATTCATAAGTCCGTCGAGGCTCGTGTAATGGTAAATAGGCGATTCATATGTATATGACTTGCCGAATGATTTACGTTGCGTTGCAACCGTCTCGTAAGTTAATTCAGATATTTTAATAAATGTCTTAGTCATCAGTTGTAGGTATTGTTGATGAATTTCTGTTCTATCCATGTTATCACTCCAAAAGAATTCTATCTCTCCTCCACACTATACCTCACCATAGCTCCATCCCTCACACATGACCACACCGTCCGCTACCCATATCCCGTACCATGAATTCGTGTGGAATTTTCTAACTTATAAACAATCAAATTGCCTTGTTATATTGAGTTTGGATATATGGGAGCAGTGGAACTGAAAGTGCGTACAAATTGAATAGTTTGTGTCAGACAATAATCGTCAATTATCGACGTCTGTCATGTGATATCTTAGTTCGGGTGTTGAACTATGGCGACAAGGGGATATTTCACAGTGGAAACGACAATAAGTGTCAGCATAATCGAGGAACTGCGTTTTGCAATGATAAACATGGCTGAACAAAAGGGGAGTCTTAGCGACCCGGAAGTGGTCGCAATTAGCCAACAGCTAGATGAGTGGCTTGTTCTGGCCCAGCAGGTGGCGTTGCATTAACTTTTGACTCTTACTACAAATCCCTAGTGGCAGGTCCTTTCCATTCGGTAACCGTCTGAATCCCGTTCGGAACACATGGTCCGATTGATCAACATCATGGACAGCGCCGCAGTGAAGACAAAACATAACACTCATGCTCGGCCACTCCTTTTCCAATATTATACTCGATTCACCCCAAAAATTTCCGTTTTATAATATGATGAATATTCTGTTACTCATCTTATCTCTGTTACATCGTACCTCACTCCTTCAGTTCCATCCACACAGCTCGCTATTTTTTACCTCATAAATGTTCATTGCTTACCATTCACCTTCAGTACATTTTGTCTATGTGGAATGGGAATCATATTGGCAAATTGGCTTAGGAGGCTGTTTTATGGCGCTAATCCCTTATGATCCGTTTAACATTTTTAGACGCGATTTTGGTTCATTCCCTCGTGTATTTGATGAGTGGTTTGACGAACATGCAGTCTCACGGGTGAAAGTAGACGTCAGAGAAACCCAAAGTGAAGTGATTGTGACAGCAGAAATCCCCGGTTTAGAGAAGAAGGAAGACGTTAATATCACTGTCCACGACAACCACTTGCATTTAAGTGGGAAAATTGAACGAACGACTGAAAGTAAAGACGAAAACATTCACCGGTCAGAACGCTTCTACGGACAATTTTCCAGGACGGTACCCTTACCAGCCAACGTGGATGAGACTGGAGCGAAGGCATCCTATAAAAATGGAATTTTAGAGGTTAGGCTGCGAAAGTCGAATAACGAACATCGTCGTCAGATCGACGTGGATTTTCATTAAGTTGTCGTTAGGACGGATATAGCTTCAAGAATTACACACCGCTTCTTGTTTGAGATGCGGTGTAATTTTTTGATCCGACGCAGCACGACTCCGAGGGCGGTAAAGATTAACCTAACTCATGTTGGTCGAGACTGTTTTCCTTGTAACCTCGTACCGCACCATAGCCCCATCCCTTAGTTCCATCCATACATGCCTAGCTTCAATCTCCGCTACCTTCATCTGATTATCCTTCGCCAACTTTTGAATCGCTTCATCCACAGAGTCAGCATCTATAGTTAGCCATGTAGGATATGCCTGTACTGAACCGTCACGTACAACTGCCCAAAAAAATGAATTCCTTTGTGGGTTTGCTCGCTTGGTTATCCTCAGTCATGTGTTACCTCCGTTTGCTCGCGGGCGTTCATTTTTCGTCATCCTCGTGGTACCACACTTCATCTATCCTCAAGTCCAATACCTTCGCTATTCTGAACGCAACCTCTAATGTTGGTATTGCTTTGCCACGAACCAATTTACTCAACGTAGTTTGATCTATGTTGGCCTCGTTCGCTAACCATTTCTGTTTTATCCCACGTGAATCCAGGACATCCTTCAGATTTGTTCGGATCATCTGCATCACCACACACATATTTCTTTGTCCTATCCGTCATTCCTTGTATCACAAAACTTTTTTTATCGGTGTCCGCGCATATCCCCAAGCCCTCTCCACGTATCGTCAATTAACGACACGATGAAAGGTGAGGCGATATGGAGTACGGATCGAAGAAGCGGCACGTATTTTTCAACCTCAATGACCCGACGGAACGCGCTATGTACGAGTTGAGTAAGCGGACGAATTTCAGTGGCCTTGTGAAACAGTACCTTGCCCGGGAGTTGAAGCGGCAGCAGAAACCGCCGGAAGCATCGCTAAAGGTTCAATTGGGTGGTGACAGCAAATGAGCGAGGAAGAGAAGTTGCAGTATGCCGTCCTTTCGGCTATAGGCGAAATGCTTGTCGAGAAGTACGCGATTGGCCGTCTTATGGCGGCTCATATGGCGATTGATGTGTATGAAACGTTCATGACTACCTTGCGTACGGAAGCGGGGCGGCGTGAATGCCACTGTTCATCAAGCCACCTGTAGACGTCGCGCCTGTCAATCTCCACTTATACCTGGAAGCATGTCACAAGGCCGTGAAGTTGCTGAAAGAGACAGGGGTACCTAAAGAGGAGATCCCCGAGAAGATGACACAGGCAATAAAGATCGTAATGGAGTGGATCGGATGACTACCTCAACGGTGTTCGGAGTCATCATAATCCGCATCGTAATGCAAGGCTGGGAACGCCATATCCGTCGCTCTATTTATCCCTACGAGGAGGCGATGCAACGTGTGGCCGCGCCTCATCCTACACATCACAAACAGATTCGTTCGAATCAATCCAGCCGATCCCATGACGCAGTCAAACTTGCATGATGTTGTTCAACTTATTTCGGCGTTGTTGGGAGGGTAATCGCATGGGGGATGACCTATTCGAGGGAAGCGAGGAGTTACCACCAGTCGATTGGGACGAAATCAAGGACACCCGAAAGGAAGGCGAATGAGATGGCGGTCATCATTCCGGCATTGCTCTATGCAATCGGAACACCAGCTGGATGTGCTGCAATCGGTTCAGTCATAGCAGTAACACCGCATGTCGTGACCGGAGTCATTGCCGGGTTAGTTATTCTGCATTCTTTGGGGGAGTGAGTGATGGGGTTGCGTGAAGATTTGGGCACAGCAGGCCAACAGTTACACGACATGGGCAATAGCACGAACTTTAAGAGTCACCTGGTTTTAGGCGATAAAGGGCACTTATCGCAGACTGATATGGATGCTATACACCAACACTTTGAGGCCATTGTTCAAATTCTCGGACGCGCCGGGTTAGACAAAGTTCATATGATGCAATTCTTCGACGGCCTAATACAAAACTGGTGGATCGACGTGAGTGTGCGTGTCGTCCAGACCATTGTGGAGTGGTTGCCCATATGAGCGAGAGCAAACTTACAGCCGAAAGTTTAGCCGTTCATGGTCTTTGCGCTTTCATCGCTTATAAGGGTCTTGAAAAAATTTGCGACGCGATGAGTGGCTTTGCAGTCGACGGGAATGGTTACACAGGAGCGCTATTGACGAACGTGTCTGGCTGGATAGGCACTAACGGATTCGTAACGATATGCTGCGCGTTATGTGCAGTGCCACTCATCATTAAGTTAGCGGGAACGATTCGGCGTAAGTATACCAAGCATCATAATGAATTTGGAGGTTCTAACTGGTATGACGAATACATCCGTGGGTTGGAGCATCCCGATAGGAAAGACGCGGTACAACAAGACCGTGTATCACAACATAAATAAGATCCCACACGCCAAAGTGGCTGGAGCAACTGGTTCGGGTAAAACTGAATTTCTCCGTTACCTCGTGACTTACATGTGCATGCGATATTCTCCTAAGCAATTAGAATTTATCATTATCGACTTGAAGAATGGAGTGAGCTTCGCTCCATTTCAGTGGTTCCCTCACGTGCGCGGCATTTTTAAGACTGTTCCCGAAGCAGTCAAAGCGGTTAAAGAAGCGTATCAGACCATGGTTGAACGTCTAATTGAAGTCGAAAGGTTACGCGCTGTATTCCGTCGTGAACCCGTTTACTCGCGGCTAATTGTTCTCATCGATGAAGGTGGCGAACTATCACCGGCATTCGCAGTTACTGAAGAAGATAAGGAAATGCGCAAGACAGCGATGCACTATCTCTCAAGCATTGCACGCATTGGTCGGGAACCACGAGTGAACATCATTTATGGCACGCAGCGGCCAGATGCCGACACGTTACCCGTTGCTATTCGCGGTCAGTTAGAAGGTGTCTTTTGCTTCCGTACAGAGAACGAACTCGACAGCAAAATTGTGCTTAGACATGAAGGTGCAGAGAAACTTAGATGGATACCTGGGCGGTATTTGTATAAGTCACCGCTCGTAAAACACGACATTGAGATCCAGTCACCATATGTCCCAGAGAGAGTCCTTAAACGACTTATCGAGCCGCTCATCCCCTCTAATACGTTCTACGATATACCTCGTGACGAGGTGAGGTTCAAAGACGAGCAGATGGAACAGGGTGATGACGACATCGGCTTGGATAATGTGATAAGGATAGGTGATTGGGGGGAGTAGACGAGTGCCAACTTTCTTTAATGATACTCTTCTTCTTTTTTCCGTTACCTTGGCGGCATGTGCGCGGCTGTTCACGACGCGGCAACTTGCGACCCATCCCTATCTTCGCGACCGTTCGCAACCCGTGATGCGAGCTCAGCAGTTCTTGTGGTCGCATTCAGACACATTCGAAAAGACGAAAGGAGCGGGAGATGAACCGTGGTTATGGAGACTCACAAGCGAAGCAAAACGAAGGTATGGATTCAACTTCAAAAGTGTATCCGGCGACACGCAACGGCGGCTACATTGGTTAGGTATTGGTGACCTATGGCTTGCATTGACATATGCCGGAGGCCGACCGAACGAGTGGATAGCAGAACCGCGTGGACAGTTCGACGTCATGCTCGAATGGCAAAAGAAAAAGGCCGTCGTCGAGTATCAACGAACGGCCATCACCGCTAAACAATGGGCGGCGAAGTGGGAGCGAAGGCGGTTGTGGTACAAAGAGCAAAAGTTTCCTGACCCCGTTCATGTAGTCCTTATTGTAACCACAGGTCAGAGTGATAAAACCATACAGGCCCCTAAAGGTACGATTGTGTGCCGCGACGTGAAAGACGTTCCGCGTGCGCTTATGAGAGTGAGGTGATCTTATGCTTGAGAAACAGTTTGCTGAATTCCTTACCACACAAATGCACGCTAAAGTGGATCTGCTATCTCGTGAAGTTGAACACCCGGCAGTTCGTGAATTGAAGACGTATGTGGATCAACTGGAGAATGTGTTCAAAGCAATCTTAAGCGAGCAACAGAACGTATCAAAGCCGCGTGCGCGACGCAAAACAACAGAGAGCG
This is a stretch of genomic DNA from Alicyclobacillus dauci. It encodes these proteins:
- a CDS encoding DUF2971 domain-containing protein, with the protein product MDRTEIHQQYLQLMTKTFIKISELTYETVATQRKSFGKSYTYESPIYHYTSLDGLMNIIKNDCLWASDARYLNDSEELIHGARAMNDIVDQRLKLNPDPNQMKFLEYLHYRLNDVLQGRSRFVEYYVVSLSRDNDSLSQWRAYGDVAIEFDFSPFLRQEVMINKRHVRELTLLDVIYGTDQFSTGVINQLIDFSYEQLSNSPDTDLWGRALASALSILVCISKHQTFYEESEIRYVYLHQHDDDNKLTENFRIKNHRIIPYVELKSLNRLAIKAIWLSPLLRNNTTKSSIEYFLRSVGRSDITVMASESPYRS
- a CDS encoding aspartyl-phosphate phosphatase Spo0E family protein, which translates into the protein METTISVSIIEELRFAMINMAEQKGSLSDPEVVAISQQLDEWLVLAQQVALH
- a CDS encoding Hsp20/alpha crystallin family protein produces the protein MALIPYDPFNIFRRDFGSFPRVFDEWFDEHAVSRVKVDVRETQSEVIVTAEIPGLEKKEDVNITVHDNHLHLSGKIERTTESKDENIHRSERFYGQFSRTVPLPANVDETGAKASYKNGILEVRLRKSNNEHRRQIDVDFH
- a CDS encoding helix-turn-helix transcriptional regulator, with protein sequence MCVVMQMIRTNLKDVLDSRGIKQKWLANEANIDQTTLSKLVRGKAIPTLEVAFRIAKVLDLRIDEVWYHEDDEK
- a CDS encoding FtsK/SpoIIIE domain-containing protein, with the protein product MTNTSVGWSIPIGKTRYNKTVYHNINKIPHAKVAGATGSGKTEFLRYLVTYMCMRYSPKQLEFIIIDLKNGVSFAPFQWFPHVRGIFKTVPEAVKAVKEAYQTMVERLIEVERLRAVFRREPVYSRLIVLIDEGGELSPAFAVTEEDKEMRKTAMHYLSSIARIGREPRVNIIYGTQRPDADTLPVAIRGQLEGVFCFRTENELDSKIVLRHEGAEKLRWIPGRYLYKSPLVKHDIEIQSPYVPERVLKRLIEPLIPSNTFYDIPRDEVRFKDEQMEQGDDDIGLDNVIRIGDWGE